The Leclercia sp. S52 genome has a segment encoding these proteins:
- the holC gene encoding DNA polymerase III subunit chi, translating into MKNATFYLLDNDTQQDGLSAVEQLVCEIAAERWRGGKRVLIACEDEQQAIRLDEALWARPPESFVPHNLAGEGPRGGAPVEIAWPQKRNSSPRDLLISLRTGFADFATAFTEVVDFVPHEDSLKQLARERYKAYRLAGFNLNTATWK; encoded by the coding sequence ATGAAAAACGCAACGTTCTATCTTCTGGACAACGACACGCAACAGGATGGCTTAAGCGCCGTCGAACAGCTGGTGTGTGAGATTGCCGCAGAACGTTGGCGCGGTGGAAAACGCGTGCTGATTGCCTGTGAAGATGAGCAGCAGGCCATCCGTCTGGATGAAGCCCTGTGGGCACGACCGCCGGAAAGTTTTGTTCCGCATAATCTTGCGGGGGAAGGACCGCGCGGTGGCGCGCCGGTGGAGATCGCCTGGCCGCAAAAACGCAACAGCAGCCCGCGGGATCTTTTAATCAGCCTGCGTACCGGCTTTGCAGATTTTGCCACCGCTTTCACAGAAGTGGTAGACTTTGTCCCTCACGAAGATTCTTTGAAACAACTGGCGCGCGAACGCTATAAAGCGTACCGCCTGGCTGGTTTTAACCTGAATACGGCAACCTGGAAATAA
- the pepA gene encoding leucyl aminopeptidase: MEFSVKSGSPEKQRSACIVVGVFEPRRLSPIAEQLDKISDGYISALLRRGELEGKPGQTLLLHHVPNVLSERILLIGCGKERELDERQYKQVIQKTINTLNDTGSMEAVCFLTELHVKGRNTYWKVRQAVETAKETLYSFDQLKTTKSEPRRPLRKMVFNVPTRRELTSGERAIQHGLAIAAGIKAAKDLGNMPPNICNAGYLASQARQLADSYSKNVVTRVIGEQQMKELGMHSYLAVGNGSQNESLMSVIEYKGNPSEDVRPIVLVGKGLTFDSGGISIKPAEGMDEMKYDMCGAAAVYGVMRMVAELQLPINVIGVLAGCENMPGGRAYRPGDVLTTMSGQTVEVLNTDAEGRLVLCDVLTYVERFEPEAVIDVATLTGACVIALGHHITGLMSNHNPLAHELIGASEQAGDRAWRLPMADEYQEQLESNFADMANIGGRPGGAITAACFLARFTRKYNWAHLDIAGTAWRSGKAKGATGRPVALLSQFLLNRAGFNGEE, translated from the coding sequence ATGGAGTTCAGTGTAAAAAGCGGTAGCCCGGAGAAACAGCGGAGTGCCTGCATCGTTGTCGGCGTGTTTGAACCCCGCAGACTCTCTCCGATCGCAGAACAACTCGATAAAATCAGTGACGGCTACATCAGCGCCCTGCTGCGCCGTGGCGAGCTGGAAGGCAAGCCGGGACAGACGCTGCTGCTGCATCATGTGCCGAACGTACTGTCCGAGCGCATCCTGCTGATTGGCTGTGGCAAGGAGCGCGAGCTGGATGAGCGCCAGTACAAACAGGTTATTCAGAAAACGATTAATACGCTGAATGATACTGGCTCAATGGAGGCCGTGTGCTTCCTGACCGAACTGCACGTCAAAGGCCGCAACACCTACTGGAAAGTGCGCCAGGCGGTTGAGACCGCAAAAGAGACGCTGTACAGCTTCGATCAGCTGAAAACCACTAAAAGTGAACCCCGTCGTCCGCTGCGTAAAATGGTCTTTAACGTCCCGACCCGTCGCGAACTGACCAGCGGCGAGCGCGCCATTCAGCATGGTCTGGCCATTGCCGCCGGGATCAAGGCTGCGAAAGACCTCGGCAACATGCCGCCAAACATCTGTAACGCTGGCTATCTCGCCTCCCAGGCGCGTCAGCTGGCTGACTCCTACAGCAAAAACGTCGTCACCCGCGTGATTGGCGAGCAGCAGATGAAAGAGCTGGGTATGCACTCCTACCTGGCCGTCGGCAACGGTTCACAAAATGAATCCCTGATGTCGGTCATCGAGTACAAGGGCAACCCGTCAGAAGACGTGCGTCCGATTGTGCTGGTCGGTAAAGGCCTGACCTTCGACTCCGGCGGTATCTCCATCAAACCGGCCGAAGGCATGGATGAGATGAAGTACGACATGTGCGGTGCGGCGGCGGTTTACGGCGTGATGCGCATGGTTGCGGAACTTCAGCTGCCTATCAACGTGATCGGCGTGCTGGCCGGCTGTGAAAACATGCCGGGTGGCCGCGCCTATCGTCCTGGCGACGTGCTCACCACCATGTCAGGCCAGACCGTTGAAGTGCTGAATACCGACGCCGAAGGCCGTCTGGTGCTGTGCGACGTGCTGACCTACGTTGAACGCTTCGAGCCAGAAGCGGTGATTGACGTGGCCACCCTGACCGGCGCCTGCGTGATTGCGCTAGGCCACCACATCACCGGGCTGATGTCGAACCACAACCCGCTGGCCCATGAGCTGATCGGTGCCTCTGAACAGGCGGGCGACCGCGCATGGCGTCTGCCGATGGCCGATGAGTATCAGGAGCAGCTGGAGTCTAACTTTGCGGATATGGCCAACATCGGTGGGCGTCCTGGCGGTGCCATTACCGCGGCCTGCTTCCTGGCGCGCTTTACCCGCAAATACAACTGGGCCCACCTGGACATCGCCGGTACCGCATGGCGTTCCGGTAAAGCCAAAGGCGCTACCGGCCGCCCGGTTGCCCTGCTGTCGCAGTTCCTGCTGAACCGCGCCGGGTTTAACGGCGAAGAGTAA
- a CDS encoding NAD(P)-dependent alcohol dehydrogenase has translation MSKIKSYAAPQAGAELELYEYDAGELKAEDVEVQVDYCGICHSDLSMIDNEWGFSQYPLIAGHEVIGRVVALGSAAQEKGLKIGQRVGIGWTARSCGHCDACISGNQINCLEGATPTILNNGGFADKLRADWQWVIPLPEQIDIESAGPLLCGGITVFKPLLMHHITATSRVGVIGIGGLGHIAIKLLHAMGCEVTAFSSNPAKEQEVLAMGADKVVNSRDPELLKALAGQFDLIINTVNVDLDWQPYFEALAYGGNFHTVGAVLKPLPVPAFTLIGGDRSVSGSATGTPYELRKLMKFAGRTKVSPTIEMYPMSKINEALQHVRDGKARYRVVLKADF, from the coding sequence ATGTCGAAGATAAAAAGCTACGCCGCACCGCAGGCGGGTGCAGAACTTGAGCTGTACGAATACGATGCGGGCGAGCTGAAAGCAGAAGACGTTGAAGTCCAGGTTGATTACTGCGGGATCTGCCATTCCGATCTGTCGATGATCGATAACGAATGGGGCTTTTCGCAATACCCGCTGATTGCCGGGCACGAAGTCATTGGCCGCGTGGTGGCCCTGGGCAGTGCCGCACAGGAAAAAGGGCTGAAGATTGGCCAGCGCGTGGGCATCGGCTGGACCGCACGCAGCTGTGGTCACTGTGACGCCTGTATCAGCGGCAACCAGATTAACTGTCTGGAAGGCGCCACCCCTACCATCCTCAATAATGGCGGTTTCGCTGACAAACTTCGCGCCGACTGGCAATGGGTCATTCCTCTCCCTGAACAGATCGATATCGAATCCGCAGGCCCGCTGCTGTGCGGTGGGATCACGGTCTTTAAACCGCTGCTGATGCACCATATCACCGCCACCAGCCGCGTGGGGGTGATCGGTATCGGCGGTCTGGGCCACATTGCCATTAAGCTGCTGCATGCCATGGGCTGCGAAGTGACGGCGTTCAGCTCAAACCCGGCCAAAGAGCAAGAAGTGCTGGCGATGGGTGCCGATAAGGTGGTGAACAGCCGCGATCCTGAGCTGTTGAAAGCCCTCGCCGGTCAGTTTGATCTGATCATCAACACCGTTAACGTCGATCTCGACTGGCAGCCGTACTTTGAAGCGCTGGCCTACGGCGGCAACTTCCATACCGTGGGTGCCGTGCTGAAGCCACTGCCGGTTCCGGCGTTCACGCTGATTGGCGGCGATCGTAGCGTGTCGGGTTCTGCAACGGGCACACCTTATGAGCTGCGTAAGCTGATGAAGTTTGCCGGCCGCACCAAAGTCTCTCCGACCATCGAGATGTACCCGATGTCAAAAATCAACGAAGCGCTCCAGCACGTTCGTGACGGCAAAGCCCGTTACCGCGTGGTGTTGAAAGCGGACTTTTAA
- a CDS encoding valine--tRNA ligase — MEKTYNPRDIEQPLYEHWEQQGYFKPNGDESKESFCIMIPPPNVTGSLHMGHAFQQTIMDTMIRYQRMQGKNTLWQAGTDHAGIATQMVVERKIAAEEGKTRHDYGRDAFIDKIWQWKAESGGTITRQMRRLGNSVDWERERFTMDEGLSNAVKEVFVRLYKEDLIYRGKRLVNWDPKLRTAISDLEVENRESKGSMWHIRYPLADGAKTADGKDYLVVATTRPETLLGDTGVAVNPEDPRYKDLIGKFVVLPLVNRRIPIVGDEHADMEKGTGCVKITPAHDFNDYEVGRRHALPMINILTFDGDIRESAEVYDTKGEESDVYSSDIPAEFQKLERFAARKAVVAAVDALGLLEEIKPHDLTVPYGDRGGVVIEPMLTDQWYVRADVLAKPAVEAVENGSIQFVPKQYENMYFSWMRDIQDWCISRQLWWGHRIPAWYDNEGNVYVGRTEDEVRQENNLSADVALRQDEDVLDTWFSSALWTFSTLGWPENTDALRQFHPTSVMVSGFDIIFFWIARMIMMTMHFIKDEDGKPQVPFHTVYMTGLIRDDEGQKMSKSKGNVIDPLDMVDGISLEDLLEKRTGNMMQPQLAEKIRKRTEKQFPDGIEPHGTDALRFTLAALASTGRDINWDMKRLEGYRNFCNKLWNASRFVLMNTEDQDCGFNGGEMTLSLADRWILAEFNQTTKAFREALDSYRFDIAAGILYEFTWNQFCDWYLELTKPVMNGGSEAELRGTRNTLITVLEGLLRLAHPIIPFITETIWQRVKVIAGISADTIMLQPFPAFDAAQVDEAAAADTEWLKQAIVAVRNIRAEMNISPGKPLALLLRGCSEAAVRRVTENNTFLQTMARLESITVLPADDKGPVSVTKIIDGAELLIPMAGLVDKDAELARLAKEVAKVEVEIGKIESKLSNEGFVARAPEAVIAKERERLVGFADAKAKLIEQQAVISAL, encoded by the coding sequence ATGGAAAAGACATATAACCCACGCGATATCGAACAGCCGCTTTACGAGCACTGGGAACAGCAGGGCTATTTCAAGCCTAACGGCGATGAAAGCAAAGAGTCCTTCTGCATCATGATCCCGCCGCCGAACGTCACCGGCAGTTTGCATATGGGTCATGCCTTCCAGCAGACCATCATGGATACCATGATCCGTTACCAGCGCATGCAGGGCAAAAACACCCTGTGGCAGGCCGGTACTGACCATGCGGGTATTGCTACCCAGATGGTGGTTGAACGCAAGATTGCCGCTGAAGAAGGTAAAACCCGCCACGACTACGGTCGCGACGCCTTTATCGACAAAATCTGGCAGTGGAAAGCAGAATCCGGCGGCACCATTACCCGTCAGATGCGCCGTCTCGGCAACTCCGTGGACTGGGAGCGCGAGCGCTTCACCATGGACGAAGGCCTGTCCAACGCCGTTAAAGAAGTGTTCGTCCGTCTGTATAAAGAAGATCTGATTTACCGTGGCAAGCGCCTGGTGAACTGGGATCCGAAACTGCGCACCGCTATCTCTGACCTGGAAGTGGAAAACCGCGAGTCGAAAGGCTCCATGTGGCATATCCGCTATCCGCTGGCCGACGGCGCGAAAACCGCAGACGGTAAAGATTACCTGGTGGTCGCCACCACCCGTCCGGAAACCCTGCTGGGCGATACCGGCGTGGCCGTTAACCCGGAAGATCCTCGTTACAAAGATCTGATTGGCAAGTTCGTGGTGCTGCCGCTGGTAAACCGCCGCATTCCGATTGTGGGCGATGAACACGCCGACATGGAAAAAGGCACCGGCTGCGTGAAGATCACCCCGGCGCACGACTTTAACGACTATGAAGTTGGCCGTCGTCACGCCCTGCCAATGATCAACATCCTGACCTTTGATGGCGACATCCGCGAAAGCGCGGAAGTGTATGACACCAAAGGCGAAGAATCTGACGTCTATTCCAGCGATATCCCGGCTGAGTTCCAGAAGCTGGAGCGCTTTGCCGCGCGTAAAGCGGTGGTTGCCGCTGTCGACGCCCTGGGCCTGCTGGAAGAGATCAAACCGCACGACCTGACCGTTCCTTACGGCGACCGTGGCGGCGTAGTGATCGAGCCGATGCTGACCGACCAGTGGTACGTCCGTGCCGACGTACTGGCGAAACCGGCTGTCGAAGCGGTTGAGAACGGCAGCATCCAGTTCGTGCCAAAACAATACGAAAACATGTACTTCTCCTGGATGCGCGATATTCAGGACTGGTGTATCTCCCGTCAGCTGTGGTGGGGTCACCGCATCCCGGCGTGGTACGACAACGAAGGCAACGTCTACGTTGGTCGCACCGAAGACGAAGTGCGTCAGGAAAACAACCTGAGCGCGGACGTTGCTCTGCGTCAGGACGAAGACGTGCTGGATACCTGGTTCTCCTCCGCGCTGTGGACTTTCTCCACGCTCGGCTGGCCAGAGAACACCGACGCGCTGCGTCAGTTCCACCCAACCAGCGTGATGGTTTCCGGCTTCGACATTATCTTCTTCTGGATCGCCCGCATGATCATGATGACCATGCACTTCATCAAAGATGAAGACGGCAAACCGCAGGTTCCGTTCCATACCGTCTACATGACCGGTCTGATCCGTGACGACGAAGGCCAGAAGATGTCCAAGTCCAAGGGCAACGTTATCGACCCGCTGGACATGGTTGACGGTATCTCGCTGGAAGATCTGCTGGAGAAACGTACCGGCAACATGATGCAGCCGCAGCTGGCTGAGAAGATCCGCAAGCGTACCGAGAAGCAGTTCCCGGACGGCATCGAGCCACACGGCACCGACGCCCTGCGTTTCACCCTGGCCGCGCTGGCTTCTACCGGTCGCGACATCAACTGGGACATGAAACGTCTGGAAGGTTACCGCAACTTCTGTAACAAGCTGTGGAACGCCAGCCGCTTTGTGCTGATGAACACCGAAGATCAGGATTGCGGCTTTAACGGCGGCGAGATGACCCTGTCGCTGGCCGACCGCTGGATCCTGGCCGAATTCAACCAGACCACCAAAGCGTTCCGTGAAGCGCTGGACAGCTATCGCTTCGATATCGCGGCAGGCATCCTGTACGAGTTCACCTGGAACCAGTTCTGTGACTGGTACCTGGAGCTGACCAAACCGGTTATGAACGGCGGATCTGAAGCGGAACTGCGCGGCACGCGCAACACCCTGATTACCGTTCTGGAAGGTCTGCTGCGCCTGGCGCACCCGATCATCCCGTTCATCACCGAGACCATCTGGCAGCGCGTGAAGGTGATTGCCGGTATCAGTGCCGACACCATCATGCTGCAGCCGTTCCCGGCATTCGATGCTGCGCAGGTTGATGAAGCCGCGGCTGCCGATACCGAGTGGCTGAAGCAGGCGATCGTTGCCGTACGTAACATCCGTGCAGAGATGAACATCTCTCCGGGTAAACCGCTGGCATTGCTGCTGCGTGGTTGCAGCGAGGCTGCGGTTCGTCGCGTCACTGAAAACAACACCTTCCTGCAGACCATGGCGCGTCTGGAGAGCATCACCGTGCTGCCTGCGGATGATAAAGGTCCGGTCTCCGTGACCAAAATCATCGACGGCGCCGAGCTGCTGATCCCGATGGCGGGCCTGGTGGACAAAGATGCTGAGCTGGCACGTCTGGCGAAAGAAGTGGCTAAAGTCGAAGTTGAAATCGGTAAGATTGAAAGCAAACTGTCTAACGAAGGCTTTGTCGCCCGCGCACCAGAAGCGGTTATCGCTAAAGAGCGCGAGCGTCTGGTTGGTTTCGCAGATGCTAAAGCGAAGCTGATTGAGCAACAGGCTGTCATTAGCGCGCTGTGA
- a CDS encoding GNAT family N-acetyltransferase, which translates to MHVNASVTAHLRRITATDNPAIAGVIRRVSAEYGLTADKGYTVADPNLDELYSVYSQPGHAYWVVEQNGQVVGGGGVAPLSCSEPDICELQKMYFLPVVRGQGLAKKLALQALDHARAQGFKRCYLETTAFLTDAIRLYEHLGFEHIDQPLGCTGHVDCEVRMLKTL; encoded by the coding sequence ATGCATGTAAATGCCTCTGTAACGGCGCATCTGCGCCGTATCACCGCCACGGATAACCCGGCAATTGCCGGCGTTATCCGCCGGGTATCTGCCGAATACGGCCTGACGGCCGATAAAGGCTATACCGTTGCGGATCCCAATCTCGACGAACTGTACTCGGTGTACAGCCAGCCGGGACATGCCTATTGGGTTGTAGAGCAGAATGGCCAGGTTGTGGGCGGCGGCGGCGTTGCGCCGCTCTCCTGCAGCGAGCCGGACATCTGCGAACTGCAAAAAATGTATTTCCTCCCCGTCGTCCGTGGACAAGGTTTAGCGAAAAAACTGGCGTTACAGGCTCTGGATCATGCCCGCGCGCAGGGGTTTAAACGCTGCTATCTTGAAACCACCGCCTTTCTGACCGACGCTATCAGACTGTACGAACATCTCGGCTTTGAGCATATCGACCAGCCGCTGGGATGTACCGGGCATGTTGATTGCGAAGTGCGGATGTTGAAAACGTTATAA
- a CDS encoding helicase HerA-like C-terminal domain-containing protein, producing MSTPLLIARTLDNELYLLPAMANRHGLITGATGTGKTVTLQKLAESFSSIGVPVFMADVKGDLSGVAREGVGSEKLLERLKNIGVTDWQPDSNPVVVWDIFGEKGHPVRATVSDLGPLLLARLLDLNEVQSGVLNIIFRIADDQGLLLLDFKDLRAITQYIGDNAKSFQNQYGNISSASVGAIQRGLLTLEQQGAEHFFGEPMLDIKDWMRTDSNGKGIINILSAEKLYQMPKLYAASLLWMLSDLFEQLPEAGDLEKPKLVFFFDEAHLLFSDAPQVLLDKIEQVIRLIRSKGVGVYFVSQNPADIPDNVLGQLGNRVQHALRAFTPKDQKAVKAAAQTMRANPSFDTEAAIQALGTGEALISFLDAKGSPSMVERAMVIAPNSRMGPVSDDERNGLINHSPVYGKYEDQVDRESAFEMLQKGIQTSTAQQEAPAAKGQSVAVDDGILGGLKDILFGSTGPRGGKRDGVVQTMAKSAARQVTNQIVRGVLGSLLGGRRR from the coding sequence ATGAGTACACCCCTGCTGATTGCCCGGACGCTGGATAACGAACTTTATCTCCTGCCCGCAATGGCAAACCGTCATGGCCTGATTACCGGCGCCACCGGCACGGGTAAAACGGTGACGCTGCAAAAGCTGGCCGAGTCATTTTCGAGTATCGGCGTGCCGGTATTTATGGCCGACGTGAAAGGCGATCTCAGCGGCGTTGCCCGGGAGGGCGTCGGCTCGGAAAAGCTTCTTGAGCGGTTGAAAAATATCGGCGTCACCGACTGGCAACCCGACAGCAATCCGGTGGTGGTCTGGGACATTTTCGGTGAGAAAGGCCATCCGGTGCGGGCCACCGTGTCCGATCTCGGCCCGCTGCTGCTGGCGCGTTTGCTCGATCTGAACGAGGTGCAGTCTGGCGTGCTGAACATCATCTTCCGCATTGCCGACGATCAGGGCCTGCTGCTGCTCGACTTCAAAGATCTGCGGGCCATTACCCAATACATCGGGGATAACGCCAAATCTTTCCAGAATCAGTATGGCAATATCAGCAGCGCCTCCGTCGGCGCTATCCAGCGCGGATTGCTGACGCTGGAACAACAGGGTGCCGAACACTTCTTTGGTGAACCTATGCTGGATATCAAAGACTGGATGCGCACCGACAGCAACGGTAAAGGCATCATCAACATCCTCAGTGCGGAAAAGCTCTATCAGATGCCGAAGCTCTACGCGGCCAGCCTGCTCTGGATGCTCTCCGACCTCTTTGAGCAACTGCCGGAAGCGGGCGATCTGGAAAAACCGAAGCTGGTCTTCTTCTTTGACGAAGCCCATCTGCTGTTCAGCGATGCGCCACAGGTGCTGCTGGATAAGATCGAGCAGGTGATCCGCCTGATCCGCTCCAAAGGGGTGGGTGTTTATTTTGTTTCGCAGAACCCGGCCGATATTCCCGACAACGTGCTGGGCCAGTTGGGCAATCGCGTCCAGCACGCCCTGCGCGCCTTTACGCCCAAAGATCAGAAGGCGGTGAAAGCCGCAGCGCAGACCATGCGCGCCAACCCGTCCTTTGATACCGAAGCGGCTATCCAGGCGCTGGGCACCGGCGAAGCGCTGATCTCTTTTCTCGATGCCAAAGGCAGCCCGTCAATGGTGGAGCGCGCGATGGTTATCGCCCCCAACTCCCGGATGGGGCCCGTCAGTGACGATGAGCGTAACGGGCTAATCAACCATTCGCCGGTCTACGGCAAATACGAAGATCAGGTGGACAGAGAGTCTGCCTTTGAGATGCTGCAAAAAGGGATACAAACCAGTACAGCGCAGCAGGAGGCACCCGCCGCGAAGGGCCAGTCCGTTGCGGTCGATGACGGGATCCTCGGCGGGTTAAAAGACATTCTGTTTGGCAGCACCGGTCCCCGCGGCGGTAAACGCGACGGGGTGGTGCAAACCATGGCGAAAAGCGCGGCGCGTCAGGTGACGAATCAGATTGTACGCGGTGTACTGGGCAGCCTGTTAGGCGGACGCCGAAGGTAA